TTCCTCTGGTATCCCGCGCCCTGGCAGGCCCTTGTTCCGGTGATCGCGATGCCGTTCGCCTTCTGGTTCATCGCCGCAGGGCTTGCGGCGCAAAACCGGCTTTCCATCACCTTCCGGCGCAGTGGCGAAGCGGGTTCGCAAGGCCCGATCACCGCCATCACCCGCCACCCCGTGCTCGTCGGTTTTCTGATCTGGTCGCTCGCGCACATTCCGCCGAACGGGGATGTTGTGTCGCTGATCCTGTTCGGCGGCATGGGGCTGCTTGCCCTCGCCGGAACGGCAGTGCTCGACCGCCGGACGCGGCGTCGGCTCGGCGATGCCGAATGGGCGGCTATCCGCGCGCAAACCTCCATCGTGCCCTTTCTGGCAGTGCTTGAAGGGCGCGCGCATCTGCATGCGGACCGTAACTTCTGGCTCTGGACCGGCCTGGGGCTGGCCTTCTATGTCTGGTTCCTGTTGCAGGGCCACCGCCTGCTGATCGGCGTCGACCCGCTGGCCTGGCTCTGACCGCTTGCGCCGCGGAAAATGAACGGCATTATCCCGTAACCCGCGAGAAACCGGGACGCTACGCCGGGAGACGGCGATTCAGACCGCAGCGTTGTCGCCCGTGCGGAAATGGACCTGCGGGTGACCGTGATGGGGCGAGATGCTGACAGCGGCAGCGACGCGGAAAACGCTCGCGATCAGCTCTTCCGTCAGAACGGTCTCCGGCGCACCGGAGGCGATCAGCGCGCCGTCCTTCAACACGATGATCCGGTCGCAGAACATCGCCGCGAGATTGAGATCGTGAAGCGCCACGATGCTGGTGAGGTTCAACTGACGCACGGTCTGCAGGATCTCGATCTGGTGATGAATGTCGAGATGGTTGGTTGGTTCGTCGAGGAACAGAACCTGCGGGCTTTGTGCCAGCGCCCGGGCGATGTGGACGCGTTGCCGCTCGCCGCCGGAAAGCGTCTGCCAGGACTGGTGCTGAAGATGGGTCATGCCCACCTGCCGCAAGGCTCCGTCCACCGCCTCCTGATCGCTTGCGCGCCAGCCGGAAAGCGCCGAGCGGTGCGGCGTGCGCCCGAGCCTAACGACATCGCGCACGCTGACATTGGTGTCAGTCGCAGCACTTTGCTGGACGAAGGCGACGTTGCGCGCCACTTCGCGGCGCGGCACGTTGGCGATATCGCGGCCCTGAATTTCCACCTGGCCGCTCAGCGGCTGCTTCAGCCCCGCAAGCAGCCTCAGCAACGACGATTTTCCCGAGCCGTTCGGGCCGATCAGGCCGAGGGTTTCGCCCGCGCGAACAGCAAGGCTGACATCCCTGACGATGGTCTTTCGCTTCACGCCCCAGCAAAGTTTCCTGGCAATAACGGTCATGTCTGCGGCCTCGCGCGATAGAGGATGATCGCGAAGAAGGGGACGCCGACCAGCGCGGTGACGACGCCGATCGGTACGGTCTGCTGCGCGACGATGACGCGCGAGGCAATGTCGGCGATCACCATGAAGACCGCGCCGAGAACGGCGGAGGCCGGCAAGAGCCGCATATGCACCGGGCCGACGACATAGCGCGCGGCATGGGGAACCACCAGACCGACGAATCCGATGGCACCGACCTGGCTGACGATGGTGGCCGTCATCAGTGCGGTCACGGCGAACAGGACCAGCCGGGTGCGTGCGACCGGGATGCCAAGCGCCGCCGCATCCTCATCGCCGAAGGTGAAGGCATCGAGCGCCCGCGCCATCAGAAAGCAGATCGCAAGGCAGAGCAGGAGCACGATCGCCAGAAGGTGGAATTGCGGCCAGCGCACGCCGCCGAAACTGCCGAGCATCCAGAACATCACGCCGCGCGCCTGCTGGGCGCTGGCAGACGTTGTGACGATATAGGCCGTCAGCGCATTGAAGAGCTGCGAGGCCGCGACCCCGGCAAGAATAGTGTGGTTGGGACCGCTGGTTGCGCCATTGGAAAGCAGGGCGACCACCGCAAAGGCGGCAAAGGCGCCCACGAAGGCGCCGAGCGAAAGCGAAACGGCACCGGCGCCGATACCCAGAACGAGGACGGCAACGGCGCCGGTCGAGGCGCCTGCGGAGACGCCGAGCACGAAGGGCTCGGCCAGCGGGTTGCGCAGCAAGGCCTGCAGGATCGTCCCGCAGATCGCGAGCCCCGCGCCGCACAGTGCGGCGACGAGGCTGCGGCTCAGCCTGAGGTTCCAGACCACGCTCGCCTCGATCTTCGGCACATCCGCAGCCGTCAGCCCGAACTCGTTGGCGACCGTCAGCAAAACGGTCCTCACCGGAATATTATACTCGCCGATCGCGGTTGCCGCCGCGATCGCTACGACAAGCACAAGCGCGGAGACGGCCAGAAGCAGGAAAAGCCGCATTCCGGCGCCGATGTCCGTGGCCGTTCTCATTCGCCGCTGTCGAACGCCTTGATCTGCCGGGCGATCTCTTCCGCGCCGTAGAGCGTGCGGATGCTGGGGTTCATCGCAGCGCCGCTCATGACCACGATCCGGCCATTCTGGACGGCCTCCATCTGGCTCACCGTCGGGTCGTTCTCAAGGAACGCGATCTTGTTCTCGGCCTTGTCGAGATCCCAGCGGTTGCGGTCGACCTGGGTGGCGACGATGATGGTCGGATCGGCGGCCATGATGCCTTCCCAGTTGAGCGTCGGCCATTCCGCCTTGGTATCGAGCGCGTTGCGGCCGCCCAGAAGATCGGCAATGAAGCCGGAGGGGCCGTTGCCGCCGCCGAGATAGGCGTCGTCGGCCGCCGAAGCGCTTGAGAACCAGAACAGGAAGGTCAGATCGTCATTCTTCGGAAATTGCTCGCGCAGCGCGGCTTCGCGCGCCTTGAAGTCGGCAATCACCGCGTCTCCGCGTTCCTGAACGTCGAAGATGCGGGCGAGATCGTCGATCTCCTTGTAGAGAAGGTCCATGTTCCACAGCTGATCCCGGCTGCCATAGGCATCGCCCGTATCCAGTGATGTGGAGCAGGCGCTGGGGGCGAGGTAGGTCGGGATGCCGAGGTCCTCGAAATCGCCGCGCTTGGCAACCCGGCTGTCGGGACCCATCAGCGTTGTCAGCATCGCCGCGACGAAATCCGGCTGCTGCTGCAGAACCGCTTCAAGCGTCGGGAATTCGACGGTCAGCGTCTCGACCTTGCCGTTGGCCTCCGCCAGTTCGGGCAGAACATCATTCGGCCAGAAGGCGCTTGCGGCCATCCGGTCTTCAAGGCCAAGCAGCAGCATGATTTCCGCGCTGTTCTGGCCCAGTGCCACGGCGTTCTCCGGCGCTTTCTCGAAGACGACCGTTTCGCCGCAATTCTCGATCTCAAGCGGATAGGATGTGGGGGCGGCGAAGGCCGGAACCCCCGCAAATCCGGTGATCATGAAGCCAAGCAGGCCAAGTCTTTTGGTCGTGTTCATTTCGGGTCCAGTGCGCTTGCAAACATTGGACCGCGTTCTAGGATCGCCGACTTCTCAAATCAAGATAAAAAAACTCATATTTTCTCACACCGTACGTTCCGCTGCCGAAAGCCCCGGCGCGGTCCGCCGCGCCGGGCTGAAGAAGGAACCGGGCTGTTGCGTCCCGACGCGCCGCTTCAATAGGCTAGAGCGGCCTTTGTGCGTCCGAATGAACGCACGGCTACTCTAGAGGCGGGCCCCTGTACTTTCCTCAAAGAAGGAGGCCTTGGCGACATCGACGGTGACGGAAACGGTTTCGCCGACGTCGCAATGATCTTCCTGGCTCAGTCTGTGGGAAAGCGTGACGCCCTCGAAATCCGACCAGGCGAGAATGTCGCTGCCCATGGGCTCGACCAGCGAGACCGTTCCGGTCCAGGCCGCATCACCCTCCCGGGCAAGACGCAGATGTTCCGGGCGCAGGCCGAGCGTCGCCTTCTGGCCGTCCTTGACCGCGCCTGCGAAGGGATATGCGCCGACATCGAGGCGGAAGCTGCCGGACCGGAACACCAGGCCGCCATTCTCCGCTGCAAAGGCGCCGGCAATCTTGTTCATCGCCGGTGAGCCGAGGAAGGTGCCGACAAACTCGTTGGCCGGCTTGTTGTAGACGTTGAGCGGCGTATCGAGCTGCTGGATGATGCCGTCCTTCATCACCGCGATCCGGTCTGCAAGCGTCAGCGCCTCGATCTGGTCGTGGGTCACGTAGATCATCGTGGAGCCCAGCGCCTTGTGCAGTTTCTTGATCTCGAGCCTCAGTTCGGCGCGAAGCTTGGCATCAAGGTTCGAGAGCGGCTCGTCGAAAAGGAAGATATCGGCGTCGCGCACCAGCGCCCGGCCGATGGCGACGCGCTG
This window of the Martelella lutilitoris genome carries:
- a CDS encoding ABC transporter ATP-binding protein, coding for MSSVAIQNLDIRYGSVHVVKSLDLEIRDGEFLVLLGPSGCGKSTLLNAIGGLTDVSGGTIRFNEKDVTWVDPKDRGIGMVFQSYALYPTMSVERNMSFGLKIAGVPKADIEKKVAWAAELLQITHLLDRKPSALSGGQRQRVAIGRALVRDADIFLFDEPLSNLDAKLRAELRLEIKKLHKALGSTMIYVTHDQIEALTLADRIAVMKDGIIQQLDTPLNVYNKPANEFVGTFLGSPAMNKIAGAFAAENGGLVFRSGSFRLDVGAYPFAGAVKDGQKATLGLRPEHLRLAREGDAAWTGTVSLVEPMGSDILAWSDFEGVTLSHRLSQEDHCDVGETVSVTVDVAKASFFEESTGARL
- a CDS encoding NnrU family protein, whose translation is MTNFLLAILAFLLAHVVPPAPPVRARLIALFGRRVYLTLYSLVSILLLVWIIDAARHAPLIFLWYPAPWQALVPVIAMPFAFWFIAAGLAAQNRLSITFRRSGEAGSQGPITAITRHPVLVGFLIWSLAHIPPNGDVVSLILFGGMGLLALAGTAVLDRRTRRRLGDAEWAAIRAQTSIVPFLAVLEGRAHLHADRNFWLWTGLGLAFYVWFLLQGHRLLIGVDPLAWL
- a CDS encoding ABC transporter substrate-binding protein encodes the protein MNTTKRLGLLGFMITGFAGVPAFAAPTSYPLEIENCGETVVFEKAPENAVALGQNSAEIMLLLGLEDRMAASAFWPNDVLPELAEANGKVETLTVEFPTLEAVLQQQPDFVAAMLTTLMGPDSRVAKRGDFEDLGIPTYLAPSACSTSLDTGDAYGSRDQLWNMDLLYKEIDDLARIFDVQERGDAVIADFKAREAALREQFPKNDDLTFLFWFSSASAADDAYLGGGNGPSGFIADLLGGRNALDTKAEWPTLNWEGIMAADPTIIVATQVDRNRWDLDKAENKIAFLENDPTVSQMEAVQNGRIVVMSGAAMNPSIRTLYGAEEIARQIKAFDSGE
- a CDS encoding FecCD family ABC transporter permease, whose amino-acid sequence is MRTATDIGAGMRLFLLLAVSALVLVVAIAAATAIGEYNIPVRTVLLTVANEFGLTAADVPKIEASVVWNLRLSRSLVAALCGAGLAICGTILQALLRNPLAEPFVLGVSAGASTGAVAVLVLGIGAGAVSLSLGAFVGAFAAFAVVALLSNGATSGPNHTILAGVAASQLFNALTAYIVTTSASAQQARGVMFWMLGSFGGVRWPQFHLLAIVLLLCLAICFLMARALDAFTFGDEDAAALGIPVARTRLVLFAVTALMTATIVSQVGAIGFVGLVVPHAARYVVGPVHMRLLPASAVLGAVFMVIADIASRVIVAQQTVPIGVVTALVGVPFFAIILYRARPQT
- a CDS encoding ABC transporter ATP-binding protein — translated: MTVIARKLCWGVKRKTIVRDVSLAVRAGETLGLIGPNGSGKSSLLRLLAGLKQPLSGQVEIQGRDIANVPRREVARNVAFVQQSAATDTNVSVRDVVRLGRTPHRSALSGWRASDQEAVDGALRQVGMTHLQHQSWQTLSGGERQRVHIARALAQSPQVLFLDEPTNHLDIHHQIEILQTVRQLNLTSIVALHDLNLAAMFCDRIIVLKDGALIASGAPETVLTEELIASVFRVAAAVSISPHHGHPQVHFRTGDNAAV